The stretch of DNA AACGCTAAAAGATGGCGAAGAGTATAAAAATCAAGAGAGTATCGATGCCATACTGGACTCTCTGTTTGAACACCGTTTTAACCGTAAATCTATGCTTATTGCATTTGGCGGCGGTGTTATCGGCGATATGACAGGGTTTGCGGCAAGCATTTATCAAAGAGGAATAGATTTTATTCAGATCCCAACAACGCTTCTCTCACAGGTAGATGCGAGTGTCGGCGGAAAAACAGGCATGAACAACAAGTACGGCAAAAATCTTGTAGGAGCGTTTCATCAGCCCAAAGCCGTATATATTGACCCATCTTTTTTGACTACTCTTCCTAAAAGAGAGTTTGCGGCGGGAGTTGCAGAGATAGTTAAGATGGCAGTGACATTTAATAAAGAGTTTTTTGAGTTTCTAGAGAGTGCAGACCTTAGCGATGCAAAAGTGCTTCAAGATGTGATAAAGCAGGCAGTAGAGACAAAAGCAAACGTAGTGGCCGAGGATGAGAAAGAGCGCGGGCTTAGAGCTGCTCTTAACTATGGGCACACCTTTGGGCATGTGATAGAGAATGAGACGAAGTACAAAGAGTTTCTGCACGGAGAGGCTGTTGCTATCGGTATGGTAATGGCAAACGAGACCGCAGTGAAGATGAACCTTATGAGCGAGAAAGAAGCCCTTAGAGTAAAGGCACTGCTTGAAAAATATGACCTACCGACACACTATGAGATTTCAGATGTAAATACATTTTACGAAACATTTTTTCTCGATAAAAAGAGTTCGGATTCTGCCATAACGTTTATTCTGCCTTTGGGTATAGGCGATGTGGTCATAACGGACAAAGTTGACAGAGGAACTGTTATGTGTGTTTTAAATAAGTTCGGAAAAGATAAATGAAAAAGACACTCTTCTATCTGTTAATAGCATCATCACTTCTCTTTTCAAACAGCGTTACAATCGACAAAAATATGAGCGAGCAGGATATCCAGAAGATAAAACTTGCCCAAGAGGATGCAAAAAGAGAAAAAATTGCACAATATATCTCCGAGCTAAAAAATATTGAGGAGAGGATAGCAAAAAAAGATAGCGTCTGGATGAAGAGCTACTCATCATACCTTACTTCTCTGGACGTTAGAGAGAGTCTGGAGAAGATAGTAGAGAGAATAAACTATCTTGAAAAAAAGAAGAACAAAACTTTAAGTGAGATCGATGAGCTCAGTGCACTTATTGCAAGAGAGAAGATCCTTACATCCCAGATAGAGAAGCTCAAAAAAAAGGACAGCTCTCCGTTCTCAGACCTTTTGACCCCTCCAAATATTGACGAAATACCTGCAATAAAGAATCCGTTTGATATTTTTGTAGGTATATCGCTTATAAAGACTCTGGATAGGGACTTTAACGACTATGTGTTGAAAAAAGATGAACTAAAAGAGCTTATCGCCCTCTTGAGATCAGAAATACGCATATATGGAGAGATACTCTCTCTTGATGAGCAGAGCGAATATAGAGAAAAAGCAGAACTAAAACTAAAGCAGCTTGAGAGATTTGAATCTGCTCTTGACACCATGAAGGTCACGGCTGATGTCTATCAAAAAAGATTGGACATCATCGAAGTCAGCATCAACAAAGAGGTTGAGGCTCAAATATTTAAAATAGCCAAGATAGGCGTCGTCATTCTTGTAGTATTTGTCTTCTTCTTCTTGCTTAAGCTATTTGTCAAAAAATATATAACCGACAATGAACGCTTCTATATGGCGAACAAGATCATCACTTTTGTCAATTTTACGCTTATTGTCTTGATTCTGTTTTTCAACTACATTGAAAATGTCAGTTATCTTGTCACTATTTTGGGATTTGCTTCCGCAGGTATTGCTATTGCCATGAAAGATTGGTTTATGAGCATACTCGGTTGGCTTGTAATCGTCTTTGGCGGAAGCATACATGTCGGTGACAGAATACGTGTTGATATGGACGGTATGCAGTACGTCGGCGATGTTATGGATATATCGCTTCTTCGTATGACCATTCTTGAGGATATTACGCTCACGTCAGTTACCAATAACAGAAGAGCTGGAAGAATTATATTTGTGCCAAACAACTATGTCTTTACGAGAATGATAGCAAACTATACACACAGCACTCTTAAGACTGTTTGGGATGGTGTTCATATTACGATCACCTATGATTCAAACCATAAAAAAGCGATGCATCTTGCAAAAGAGATAACCAAGAAGTTCTCTAAAGGCTACACTGACATTACAAGAAAACAACTTAACAAGCTTCGTAATCAGTACAGTCTTAAAAATACAAACGTAGAGCCTAGAATATTCTCTTTTATAGAGCCAAACGGCATTGTCATAGACGCGTGGTATTTGACAAATGCTTATGCTACTTTAACGCTTAGAAGCGTTATCTCCACGGAGATTGTGGATGCATTTATGGCAGAGGATGATATAACCATAGCATACCCTACTCAGATGCTTCACCTTGAGCAGCCTGCCAAGAGAACTCCTCCTTTTGCAACAAATGAAGAGATCGTATAAAATGAAAAAAGTATATTTTAAAACCTTTGGATGCAGAACAAACCTTTACGACTCTCAGGTTATGATGAGCTCTATGCAGGAGTATACGGTAACAGAAGATGAGAGCGAAGCGGATATAATCGTAGTCAACTCATGTACAGTGACTAACGGAGCTGACACGCATGTGCGCTCATATATCTCCC from Sulfurimonas crateris encodes:
- the aroB gene encoding 3-dehydroquinate synthase, encoding MQVHIELKKVVDDSYDITIDKLPKIYFDTKVAVVTNPTVSALHLDYLLSNISAKELHVVTLKDGEEYKNQESIDAILDSLFEHRFNRKSMLIAFGGGVIGDMTGFAASIYQRGIDFIQIPTTLLSQVDASVGGKTGMNNKYGKNLVGAFHQPKAVYIDPSFLTTLPKREFAAGVAEIVKMAVTFNKEFFEFLESADLSDAKVLQDVIKQAVETKANVVAEDEKERGLRAALNYGHTFGHVIENETKYKEFLHGEAVAIGMVMANETAVKMNLMSEKEALRVKALLEKYDLPTHYEISDVNTFYETFFLDKKSSDSAITFILPLGIGDVVITDKVDRGTVMCVLNKFGKDK
- a CDS encoding mechanosensitive ion channel domain-containing protein, yielding MKKTLFYLLIASSLLFSNSVTIDKNMSEQDIQKIKLAQEDAKREKIAQYISELKNIEERIAKKDSVWMKSYSSYLTSLDVRESLEKIVERINYLEKKKNKTLSEIDELSALIAREKILTSQIEKLKKKDSSPFSDLLTPPNIDEIPAIKNPFDIFVGISLIKTLDRDFNDYVLKKDELKELIALLRSEIRIYGEILSLDEQSEYREKAELKLKQLERFESALDTMKVTADVYQKRLDIIEVSINKEVEAQIFKIAKIGVVILVVFVFFFLLKLFVKKYITDNERFYMANKIITFVNFTLIVLILFFNYIENVSYLVTILGFASAGIAIAMKDWFMSILGWLVIVFGGSIHVGDRIRVDMDGMQYVGDVMDISLLRMTILEDITLTSVTNNRRAGRIIFVPNNYVFTRMIANYTHSTLKTVWDGVHITITYDSNHKKAMHLAKEITKKFSKGYTDITRKQLNKLRNQYSLKNTNVEPRIFSFIEPNGIVIDAWYLTNAYATLTLRSVISTEIVDAFMAEDDITIAYPTQMLHLEQPAKRTPPFATNEEIV